A portion of the Coriobacteriia bacterium genome contains these proteins:
- a CDS encoding serine/threonine protein kinase, which yields MSMLEERDIIRHCESRMLRRARNIARTDDAIFDRRCSYDTGEKPITRLRARVKSTADWRTNYEVELAFDEDQGKVIDYACTCAASVSNPGMCKHVAAVALIFLEAPASFTGHMSVRVTQSSAGVKKALKEAVKNLHVEDALTGEPSLQGLVDLDPCLVCVKEGWGLRLSVAGLEGKYVIKDIPLFLSLCRQGKFYSYGERLAFEHERAAFTPAAWKLVSFIERSIDIREQLSSDAFSSYRSMQADLRGALMLSTPELVTLLHVRNGETLYVDDCTKLNHKPVHTRIIEGNPPLHIVCVPQGNGGYVLQSDVDARIIKYDDDIYVWADDFFYHCDAGFVDCLPFLENVYCNKSEQAYLSSGDAATFCKALLPAIEPFVELDLPNELAMLRPRSCEIEIYLDRDGAACVCEAYAVYDEERMPIVEPAGSAHALSYGLRDEEREGRVRKTLNRYFPIVAESSASDAEHGLRVSDDADIARILSTGTEEFRALGTLFTTPGFDSFISSRRPKVVFGLSIQSNLVNLTASVDDLPKSELAALLHSYRRRRRFHRLKDGNFVDLSESDLSRAEEYAGELGMDAEALLVNGAHLPLYRAFQLDGLVEGARRDHAFYDYVQSIEQAAQVKAHIPTGFNGELRPYQIEGLTWLNTIAAMGLGGILADEMGLGKTIQLIAHTLVDLDGIRGYGPALIVCPASVVYNWVAEFERFAPSVRVVPIAGSKEEREATLASCAVDYSEGSELPDVLVTSYDLLRRDVECYEALNLHTVTLDEAQYIKNHATISARSVKSLDSLHRFALTGTPIENRLSELWSIFDFLMPGLLSTYENFRTRYEQPILDGDERALERLQALVGHFILRRMKQDVLTDLPDKDESIVYTQLGDEQMRLYRALEQRLRESINSRSRQAFSADKIAVLAEITRLRELCCDPALLFENYEGEAAKLDTIIELIESAHDSGEKTLVFSQFVQFLDIIAESLDKHGISYFVITGSTPKRQRIQLVNEFNEDDTPVFLVSLKAGGTGLNLTGASVVIHSDPWWNLAAENQATDRAHRIGQKRAVSVYKVIAKDTIEERVVALQHAKSKLADKLVRGDGTPLASLTRDELLQLLDR from the coding sequence ATGAGTATGCTCGAAGAGAGAGACATCATCAGACATTGCGAATCGCGCATGCTACGCCGCGCTCGCAATATCGCCCGCACCGATGACGCGATCTTCGATAGACGCTGCAGCTACGATACGGGTGAGAAGCCTATCACGCGTCTGCGTGCGCGGGTCAAGAGCACGGCGGATTGGCGTACCAACTACGAAGTCGAGCTTGCCTTCGACGAGGACCAGGGCAAGGTCATTGACTACGCCTGCACCTGCGCCGCCTCCGTATCCAACCCCGGCATGTGCAAGCATGTCGCAGCTGTCGCCCTCATCTTCCTCGAAGCCCCTGCGAGCTTTACCGGTCACATGTCCGTGCGCGTCACGCAGTCTTCGGCGGGTGTCAAGAAGGCCCTCAAAGAGGCGGTCAAGAACCTGCATGTCGAGGATGCCCTCACGGGGGAGCCCTCCCTGCAGGGTCTCGTCGACCTCGATCCTTGCCTCGTGTGCGTCAAGGAAGGCTGGGGCCTGCGCTTGAGCGTTGCCGGGCTCGAGGGCAAGTACGTCATCAAGGACATTCCGCTGTTTCTCTCATTGTGTCGTCAGGGCAAGTTCTACAGCTACGGCGAGCGCCTCGCTTTCGAGCACGAGCGTGCTGCATTTACGCCGGCTGCCTGGAAACTCGTTTCCTTCATCGAGCGATCCATCGACATCCGCGAGCAACTGAGTTCAGATGCTTTCAGTTCGTATCGTAGCATGCAAGCCGACCTGCGCGGGGCGCTGATGCTCTCGACGCCCGAGCTTGTCACTTTGCTGCATGTTCGCAACGGCGAAACGCTCTATGTTGATGACTGCACCAAACTCAACCATAAGCCCGTTCACACGCGCATCATCGAGGGGAATCCGCCTCTGCACATCGTTTGCGTACCTCAGGGAAACGGTGGCTACGTGTTGCAAAGCGATGTCGATGCTCGCATCATCAAATACGATGACGATATCTACGTATGGGCCGATGACTTCTTCTACCACTGCGATGCCGGTTTCGTGGATTGCCTGCCTTTCCTCGAGAACGTCTATTGCAACAAGAGCGAGCAGGCATATCTGAGCTCTGGGGATGCCGCGACTTTCTGCAAGGCCCTGCTTCCCGCTATCGAGCCCTTCGTAGAGCTTGACCTGCCCAACGAGCTTGCCATGCTGCGTCCGCGTAGCTGCGAGATCGAGATATACCTCGACCGTGACGGTGCTGCCTGCGTGTGCGAGGCCTATGCGGTCTATGACGAGGAACGCATGCCGATTGTCGAGCCCGCGGGATCGGCGCATGCGCTCTCGTATGGCCTGCGTGACGAGGAGCGCGAAGGGCGCGTGCGCAAGACGCTCAATCGCTACTTCCCGATTGTCGCGGAAAGCTCCGCAAGCGATGCAGAGCATGGCCTGCGCGTGTCCGATGATGCCGACATCGCGCGCATACTCTCGACCGGCACCGAGGAGTTTCGTGCACTGGGCACCTTGTTCACGACGCCAGGCTTCGATTCCTTCATCTCGTCACGTCGTCCCAAGGTCGTCTTCGGGCTCTCCATTCAGTCCAATCTCGTCAACCTGACGGCATCGGTCGATGATCTTCCCAAGTCCGAACTTGCCGCGTTGCTTCACTCGTACCGACGACGCAGGCGCTTCCATCGTCTCAAGGACGGCAACTTCGTCGATCTGTCCGAAAGCGACCTTTCGCGTGCCGAGGAGTACGCCGGCGAACTCGGAATGGATGCCGAGGCATTGCTGGTTAACGGAGCGCATCTGCCCCTATACCGCGCCTTTCAACTTGACGGTCTTGTCGAGGGGGCACGTCGCGATCATGCTTTCTATGACTACGTGCAATCCATCGAGCAAGCCGCACAAGTCAAGGCGCACATACCCACTGGTTTCAACGGCGAGTTGCGCCCTTATCAGATCGAGGGCCTGACGTGGCTCAACACCATTGCGGCCATGGGCCTTGGCGGCATTCTTGCCGACGAGATGGGTTTGGGCAAGACCATACAGCTCATTGCCCATACGCTTGTCGATCTCGACGGCATACGAGGTTACGGTCCGGCGCTCATCGTCTGTCCCGCATCGGTCGTCTACAATTGGGTTGCCGAGTTCGAGCGTTTTGCGCCGAGCGTGCGCGTCGTTCCCATCGCGGGAAGCAAGGAGGAGCGCGAGGCAACACTTGCGTCCTGCGCCGTCGATTACTCCGAGGGGTCGGAGCTTCCGGACGTCCTCGTGACTTCGTACGACTTGCTCAGACGCGATGTCGAGTGTTACGAGGCACTCAATCTGCACACGGTGACGCTTGACGAGGCCCAGTACATCAAGAACCATGCGACGATCTCGGCGCGTTCGGTCAAGAGCCTCGATTCCCTCCATCGTTTCGCGCTCACGGGCACGCCCATCGAGAACAGGCTCTCGGAGCTTTGGAGTATCTTCGACTTTCTCATGCCCGGCTTGCTGAGCACGTACGAGAACTTCCGGACTCGTTACGAGCAGCCCATCTTGGACGGTGACGAACGTGCGCTCGAACGCCTGCAGGCACTCGTCGGACATTTCATCCTGCGCAGGATGAAGCAAGACGTCCTCACCGATCTGCCCGATAAGGACGAGTCCATCGTCTATACCCAGCTTGGCGACGAGCAAATGCGTCTGTACCGCGCGCTCGAACAGCGTCTGCGCGAGAGCATCAATTCTCGTTCGCGTCAGGCGTTCAGCGCCGACAAGATTGCCGTACTCGCAGAGATCACGCGGTTGCGCGAGCTCTGTTGCGACCCCGCTCTCCTCTTCGAAAACTACGAAGGGGAGGCGGCCAAGCTTGATACCATCATTGAGCTCATCGAAAGTGCTCATGATTCGGGCGAGAAGACCCTCGTGTTCTCGCAGTTCGTGCAGTTCCTTGACATCATCGCCGAGAGCCTGGACAAGCATGGCATCTCGTACTTCGTCATCACGGGTTCGACTCCCAAGCGTCAACGCATTCAGCTTGTCAATGAATTCAACGAAGACGATACGCCCGTCTTTCTCGTCTCGCTCAAAGCTGGCGGTACGGGCCTTAACCTCACCGGCGCATCCGTCGTCATCCACTCGGATCCCTGGTGGAACCTTGCCGCTGAAAACCAGGCCACTGATCGCGCCCATCGCATCGGTCAGAAGCGCGCCGTATCCGTCTACAAGGTCATTGCAAAGGACACGATCGAGGAACGCGTCGTCGCCCTGCAGCATGCCAAGAGCAAACTCGCCGACAAGCTCGTGCGTGGCGACGGAACGCCACTGGCATCCCTCACGCGTGACGAGCTGCTCCAGCTACTCGATCGATAG
- a CDS encoding serine acetyltransferase, translating to MFNRKLDDIVEDFEKNYYEAEEIFFTKQDWHFPNKHRIIEILDDIRRIMFPRYFGWEVPCETGPKYFIGDTLTRIEHSLRKQVREALLFRDESLSKEEVREQTSKICSDFFYRLPEIQRLLLKDVQAAFDGDPAAQSKEEVIFSYPGFYATFVYRIAHELYLADVPLIPRIMSEHAHELAGVDINAGAQIGEYFFIDHATGVVIGETTVIGNHVKIYQGVTLGALSLRAGQKLKGTKRHPTIEDNVTIYSGASVLGGDTVIGEGSVIAGNSFVTESVPPHSRVVLKNQEIIVK from the coding sequence ATTTTTAACCGCAAACTTGACGATATCGTCGAAGACTTCGAGAAGAACTACTACGAAGCAGAGGAAATCTTCTTCACCAAGCAGGACTGGCATTTCCCGAACAAGCATCGGATCATCGAGATTCTCGATGACATACGGCGCATCATGTTTCCTCGCTACTTCGGCTGGGAAGTCCCCTGCGAGACGGGCCCCAAATACTTCATCGGCGATACGCTCACGCGCATCGAGCATTCTCTGCGCAAGCAGGTGCGCGAGGCACTGCTCTTCCGAGACGAGAGTCTCTCCAAGGAAGAGGTGCGTGAACAGACCAGCAAGATATGTTCCGATTTCTTCTATCGCCTTCCCGAGATACAGCGCCTCTTGCTCAAGGACGTGCAGGCGGCTTTCGATGGCGACCCAGCGGCGCAATCCAAAGAGGAGGTCATCTTCTCCTATCCCGGTTTCTACGCAACCTTCGTCTATCGCATTGCCCATGAACTCTATCTAGCCGACGTGCCCCTCATTCCGCGCATCATGAGCGAACATGCCCACGAGCTCGCTGGTGTCGACATCAACGCAGGCGCGCAAATCGGCGAGTACTTCTTCATCGACCATGCCACGGGCGTCGTCATCGGCGAGACCACCGTCATCGGCAATCATGTCAAGATCTACCAGGGTGTCACGCTCGGTGCGCTCTCGTTGCGCGCAGGCCAGAAGCTCAAGGGCACCAAGCGCCATCCGACGATCGAGGACAACGTCACGATCTACTCGGGTGCAAGCGTGCTTGGTGGCGACACGGTCATCGGCGAAGGTTCGGTCATCGCCGGAAATAGCTTCGTCACCGAATCGGTGCCGCCACATTCGCGTGTCGTGCTCAAGAACCAGGAAATCATCGTCAAATAG
- a CDS encoding 6-carboxytetrahydropterin synthase QueD — MYGLKTESSFDAAHFLTNYDGKCENLHGHRWRVIAWIEVEHLQGSGQELDMVVDFSDFKHALRSLTEEFDHMFIVEEGSLAPATMAALESETFKLFVVPWRTTSENFARYFFDRLAGMGFPVAKVEVDETPNNCAYYCG; from the coding sequence ATGTACGGACTCAAGACAGAGAGCTCCTTTGACGCCGCGCACTTCCTCACCAACTATGACGGAAAATGCGAGAACCTCCATGGTCATCGATGGCGTGTCATCGCTTGGATTGAAGTCGAGCATCTGCAAGGAAGCGGCCAGGAACTTGACATGGTCGTCGACTTCTCGGATTTCAAGCATGCCCTTCGTTCGCTCACTGAGGAGTTCGACCACATGTTCATCGTCGAGGAAGGCTCGCTTGCTCCGGCAACCATGGCCGCACTCGAGTCCGAGACATTCAAGCTCTTCGTGGTCCCCTGGCGTACCACGAGCGAGAATTTTGCACGCTACTTCTTCGACCGGCTCGCCGGGATGGGCTTTCCCGTGGCAAAGGTCGAAGTAGACGAAACGCCTAATAACTGCGCTTACTATTGCGGATAA
- a CDS encoding bifunctional phosphoserine phosphatase/homoserine phosphotransferase ThrH, with the protein MNVVCLDLEGVLVPEIWIEFAEACGIPELTRTTREEPDYDKLMQYRLDILDEHALKLSQIQETIATLDPFDGARAFLDELRSLTQVMIVSDTFSQFAAPLMKKLGWPTILCNELIVDENGRITGWSMRKAEKKVQVTRLINEMGYETICAGDSHNDICMIEDAKAGFLFRTTDELKAAHPEIPALETYDELLAAIREAL; encoded by the coding sequence ATGAACGTTGTATGCCTAGACCTTGAGGGAGTGCTCGTTCCCGAGATCTGGATTGAGTTTGCCGAAGCCTGCGGCATCCCCGAACTCACGCGCACCACACGAGAGGAACCCGACTACGACAAGCTCATGCAGTACCGTCTCGACATACTCGATGAGCATGCCCTGAAACTCTCCCAGATACAGGAAACGATCGCGACACTCGACCCCTTTGATGGAGCACGTGCGTTTCTCGATGAGCTGCGCTCGCTCACGCAGGTCATGATCGTGAGCGACACCTTCTCGCAGTTCGCCGCTCCGCTCATGAAGAAGCTTGGTTGGCCGACTATCCTCTGCAACGAGCTCATCGTCGACGAGAATGGACGCATCACGGGCTGGAGCATGCGCAAGGCAGAGAAAAAGGTCCAGGTCACGCGTCTCATCAACGAGATGGGCTACGAGACAATCTGCGCGGGTGACAGTCACAACGACATCTGCATGATCGAGGATGCCAAGGCGGGCTTCCTGTTCAGAACCACTGACGAGCTCAAAGCGGCCCATCCCGAGATTCCCGCACTCGAGACCTATGACGAGCTGCTTGCGGCCATACGAGAGGCGCTCTAG
- a CDS encoding amidophosphoribosyltransferase → MGGFCGVASKRDCVLDVFFAVDYHSHLGTRRAGMIFHDEEGFQRQIHSIENTPFRTRFEDDLAKFHGNCGIGCISDTDPQPLLVRSHLGVFAITTIGCINNADELVDEYFSKGDRQFMAMSSGKVNSTELVAALINQREDFVAGIKFAQEVVDGSLTLLIMTDDEHIIAARDKMGRLPILIGKNADGYCASFESFAYEKLGYITDYELGPGEIVDITCEGYQTLAEPGDEMKICAFLWIYYGYPNSKYEGENVEVVRNRNGAIMARDEKARGILPDVDSVGGVPDSGVAHGIGYSNESGLPYARPFIKYTPTWPRSFMPQDQSIRNRVAKMKLVPVPELIEGKKLLFVDDSIVRGTQLRETVSFLYDAGAAEVHMRSACPPIMYGCKYLTFSRNKDDMDLLARRVVQQLEGDEGQEHLDEYADATTERGACMLKTICEEMGFDSLSYQSLPGMLEAIGIDPSTVCTYCWDGRE, encoded by the coding sequence ATGGGTGGATTTTGTGGCGTTGCCTCCAAGCGCGACTGCGTCTTGGACGTGTTCTTCGCGGTCGACTACCATTCGCACCTCGGGACGCGACGGGCGGGAATGATATTCCACGATGAGGAAGGTTTCCAGCGTCAAATCCATTCGATCGAGAACACGCCGTTTCGCACGCGCTTCGAGGATGACCTTGCCAAGTTCCACGGCAACTGCGGCATCGGCTGCATTAGCGACACCGACCCGCAACCCCTGCTCGTCCGTTCGCATCTGGGTGTCTTTGCCATCACGACCATCGGCTGCATCAACAATGCCGACGAACTCGTTGACGAGTATTTCTCCAAGGGAGACCGCCAGTTCATGGCGATGAGTTCGGGGAAGGTCAACTCGACGGAACTCGTCGCTGCGCTCATCAACCAACGAGAGGACTTCGTCGCGGGCATCAAGTTCGCCCAGGAGGTCGTGGACGGTTCGCTTACCCTCCTTATCATGACCGATGATGAGCATATCATCGCCGCGCGTGACAAGATGGGGCGTCTTCCCATCCTCATCGGCAAAAATGCCGATGGTTATTGTGCTTCGTTCGAGTCATTTGCCTATGAGAAGCTTGGCTATATCACCGACTACGAGCTCGGTCCCGGAGAGATCGTCGACATCACCTGCGAGGGCTATCAAACGCTCGCGGAGCCAGGCGATGAGATGAAGATCTGCGCCTTCCTGTGGATTTACTACGGGTATCCCAATTCCAAGTACGAGGGAGAGAACGTCGAGGTCGTGCGTAATCGCAACGGCGCCATCATGGCACGCGACGAGAAGGCCCGCGGCATCCTGCCCGACGTCGATTCCGTTGGCGGCGTGCCTGATTCCGGCGTAGCGCATGGCATCGGCTATTCTAACGAGTCGGGCCTGCCATACGCCCGTCCCTTCATCAAGTACACGCCAACTTGGCCGCGCTCCTTCATGCCACAAGACCAGTCCATCCGTAACCGTGTCGCCAAGATGAAGCTCGTCCCCGTTCCAGAGCTCATCGAGGGCAAGAAGCTGCTCTTCGTCGATGATTCCATCGTGCGTGGTACGCAGTTGCGTGAGACGGTCAGCTTTCTCTACGACGCAGGGGCCGCCGAAGTGCATATGCGCAGCGCCTGTCCGCCCATCATGTACGGGTGCAAGTACCTTACCTTCTCGCGCAACAAGGATGATATGGACCTGCTCGCGCGGCGTGTCGTTCAGCAGCTCGAGGGCGACGAAGGTCAGGAGCATCTCGACGAGTACGCCGATGCCACGACCGAGCGCGGCGCCTGCATGCTCAAGACCATCTGCGAGGAAATGGGCTTCGATTCGCTGAGCTATCAGTCGCTGCCAGGCATGCTCGAGGCCATCGGCATCGACCCGTCCACGGTCTGCACCTATTGCTGGGACGGAAGAGAATAG
- a CDS encoding MBOAT family protein, producing MVGRTRYRRFQWVVLLVGSLGFYLFSGWENLFFIGITALSVWLVGLRFDKLDQLEKTLKKDAADRAAKKAIKQSIKHRKWVFLLLVMLLNFGILSYIKYWNVILGMFGAADGFLASQLLLPLGISFYTFQSIGYIIDCYFGKYPPERNFARFLLFVSYFPQLIQGPINRFDALATQLYESHHLDIYNARRALLLIGYGIFKKYAIADVLVGSVSSALDSIDASTPGSIIVYGIFLYAIYQYADFSGGIDMVRGVSQLFGIKMAENFRQPYFSISIADFWHRWHITLGAWMRDYVFYPMALRPSMKALTAWATTHISKHVGRTIAGCLANIVVFFLVGLWHGAEMHYIFWGLYNGLLIASADLARPLFAWLIEKLKINVESAPYHVFRIIRTFILVCIGYYFDRLMHADDLPIAFYNTLFNFQPANFVPYLQLHPTANFTLCILLAAVSCLILFTVSVMAERGIDVKGRILAAPLVVRFLIYTVFAALILFSFTLVQSSGGFMYANF from the coding sequence ATGGTGGGACGCACGCGCTATCGTCGCTTCCAATGGGTCGTCTTGCTCGTGGGAAGCCTCGGCTTCTACCTCTTTTCCGGATGGGAAAACCTCTTCTTCATCGGCATCACGGCGCTCTCGGTCTGGCTTGTGGGCCTGCGCTTCGACAAGCTCGACCAGCTCGAGAAGACGCTCAAGAAGGATGCAGCCGATCGTGCGGCAAAGAAGGCGATCAAGCAGAGCATCAAGCATCGCAAGTGGGTGTTTCTGCTTCTCGTCATGCTGCTCAACTTCGGCATCCTGAGCTACATCAAGTACTGGAACGTCATACTTGGCATGTTCGGTGCCGCAGACGGCTTTCTCGCATCGCAGCTTCTTTTGCCGCTTGGTATTTCCTTCTACACGTTCCAATCCATCGGCTACATCATCGACTGTTACTTCGGCAAGTATCCTCCCGAGCGCAACTTTGCGCGTTTCCTGCTCTTTGTCTCCTATTTCCCCCAGCTCATCCAAGGCCCCATTAATCGCTTTGATGCGTTGGCAACACAGCTCTACGAGTCTCATCACCTCGACATCTACAATGCGCGCAGGGCGCTTCTGCTCATTGGATACGGCATTTTCAAGAAGTATGCGATTGCCGACGTGCTCGTTGGGAGCGTGTCGAGCGCGCTGGACTCAATCGACGCCTCCACGCCGGGAAGTATCATCGTCTATGGCATCTTCTTGTATGCGATTTACCAATACGCCGATTTCTCCGGTGGCATCGATATGGTGCGCGGCGTCTCGCAGCTCTTCGGCATCAAGATGGCCGAGAACTTCCGCCAACCCTATTTCTCGATCTCCATTGCCGATTTTTGGCATCGTTGGCACATCACGCTCGGTGCCTGGATGCGCGACTATGTCTTTTATCCGATGGCTTTGCGTCCATCCATGAAGGCGCTCACCGCGTGGGCAACGACACACATCAGCAAACATGTGGGTCGCACCATTGCCGGTTGCCTTGCCAACATCGTCGTGTTCTTCCTCGTGGGCCTATGGCACGGCGCCGAGATGCACTATATCTTCTGGGGTCTCTATAACGGTTTGCTCATCGCCTCTGCCGATTTGGCACGGCCGTTGTTCGCCTGGCTTATCGAAAAGCTCAAGATCAACGTCGAATCAGCGCCGTATCACGTGTTCAGGATCATACGCACCTTCATTCTCGTATGCATCGGCTATTACTTTGACCGCCTCATGCATGCAGACGATTTGCCCATTGCGTTCTACAACACGCTCTTCAATTTCCAGCCTGCCAACTTCGTGCCCTATCTCCAGCTACACCCAACGGCAAACTTTACGCTCTGCATCTTGCTTGCCGCTGTCTCGTGCCTCATTCTGTTTACCGTCAGCGTTATGGCCGAGCGCGGAATCGACGTGAAGGGACGCATCTTGGCGGCACCGCTCGTCGTGCGCTTCCTCATCTATACCGTCTTTGCCGCACTCATCCTCTTCTCCTTCACGCTCGTACAGTCGTCTGGAGGTTTCATGTATGCAAACTTCTAG
- a CDS encoding xanthine dehydrogenase — MNKKVILAAIEALELGETPVFTTEDVPAFSEDATRGNAHMSPASLDTIMASLTKADILTLERAVRAIDDEELAWLGFKVVYDPALAVNNVDNAVTKKYGDVGSADGDPLLFFCNDAKEIVCSRPVSDRDVFQMKDVTRGPSMHNEQFEGLTWASVALFEPVRVWLLGASDVAVELAKLATHVGFEVTVVDNDVAYLNERRFPDVERILLSTEDFSALDELTASPADYACVLTRGHMYDPECCVWAERCNAHYVGMMGCAGKNGTVYEIVKASGLTDEQWEHIKRPIGLKFGAKTPAELAIAIVAELIDVRYIQRYDAEARERHERGLGRE, encoded by the coding sequence ATGAACAAGAAAGTCATTCTTGCAGCGATCGAGGCATTGGAGCTCGGGGAGACGCCAGTCTTCACCACGGAGGATGTTCCTGCATTCAGCGAAGATGCCACGCGCGGTAACGCGCATATGTCGCCTGCATCTCTCGATACCATCATGGCCTCGTTGACGAAAGCCGATATCCTCACGCTCGAGCGCGCCGTGCGTGCCATTGACGATGAGGAACTCGCCTGGCTCGGCTTCAAGGTCGTCTATGATCCGGCGTTGGCCGTGAACAACGTCGACAACGCCGTCACCAAGAAGTACGGCGATGTCGGTTCGGCCGATGGCGATCCGCTCCTTTTCTTTTGCAACGACGCCAAGGAGATCGTCTGCTCGCGCCCTGTTTCCGACCGTGACGTTTTCCAGATGAAGGACGTCACGCGTGGTCCCTCCATGCACAACGAGCAGTTCGAGGGATTGACCTGGGCAAGCGTCGCGCTCTTCGAGCCCGTGCGCGTGTGGTTGCTCGGTGCCTCCGACGTTGCCGTCGAGCTCGCAAAGCTCGCCACGCACGTCGGCTTCGAGGTGACGGTCGTCGACAACGATGTGGCCTATCTCAACGAGCGCCGCTTTCCCGACGTCGAGCGTATCTTGCTGTCGACGGAGGACTTCTCGGCCCTCGACGAGCTTACCGCAAGTCCGGCCGATTACGCGTGCGTGCTGACGCGCGGTCATATGTACGATCCCGAGTGCTGCGTCTGGGCCGAGCGCTGCAACGCCCACTACGTGGGCATGATGGGGTGCGCCGGCAAGAATGGCACCGTGTACGAGATCGTCAAGGCATCTGGTCTCACCGACGAACAGTGGGAGCACATAAAGCGTCCCATTGGCCTGAAGTTCGGCGCCAAGACGCCGGCTGAACTCGCCATCGCCATCGTGGCCGAGCTCATCGACGTTCGCTACATCCAGCGCTACGATGCCGAGGCACGCGAGCGCCACGAACGGGGTCTGGGCCGCGAATAA
- a CDS encoding dinitrogenase iron-molybdenum cofactor biosynthesis protein: MSTIKLAVPTMGQAGLDSERSGHFGKCDCFTLITIENGQIASVANIDNPPHEEGGCMRPVMLLSDAGADAIVAAGMGMRPFMGFTEAGIDVYFENETPKVGDVAELIAQGKVEKMTADNTCHH, encoded by the coding sequence ATGAGCACGATCAAGCTTGCAGTTCCGACCATGGGCCAGGCTGGCCTTGATTCCGAGCGTAGCGGCCACTTTGGCAAATGCGATTGCTTTACCCTCATCACCATCGAGAACGGTCAGATTGCCTCGGTTGCAAACATCGACAATCCGCCTCATGAGGAAGGCGGTTGCATGCGTCCGGTCATGCTGCTTTCCGATGCAGGGGCCGATGCGATTGTCGCAGCCGGCATGGGCATGCGTCCGTTCATGGGCTTTACCGAGGCGGGAATCGACGTTTACTTCGAGAACGAGACGCCCAAGGTGGGCGATGTTGCCGAGCTCATCGCGCAGGGCAAGGTCGAGAAGATGACGGCTGACAACACCTGCCATCACTAG
- a CDS encoding polysaccharide deacetylase, which yields MQVQSHRRNTYASGAASYSLSTGNAAAFQKHGSKRFIVIIALVLIAIAVAVWFVFFPPMYDVNVNGKTVSVPANATLQKIVDDGHAAPVAGDLLAVDGSIAKAGEGNLLSATINGEATSDPQARVSKDDVIVIENGDDVTEEYEETTTRLPYEASTMTATPDSYYRGSVHLYSAGVDGVQAVRTGKVSGKTVTSVVEQPVNAGFTAYSPDTKGEKVIALTFDDGPWPESSREILDILNDNDAHATFFVIGNQCKDNATVLKQIADAGNQIATHSYDHADGSGQGVNMTLMSTDEQIAEVTKGFKAIEDVLGYQVSRVMRAPGGNYYGPMVETLASHVTAEFGWDVDTLDWSRPGVDAIVQRILSVQPGQIVLMHDGGGDRSQTVEALRIALPQLKEQGYRFVTVDEMLEYGVAGGASEG from the coding sequence ATGCAGGTGCAATCGCATCGGCGCAATACCTATGCAAGCGGAGCGGCATCGTATTCGCTTTCAACCGGCAATGCCGCTGCCTTTCAAAAGCATGGTAGCAAGCGCTTTATCGTGATTATCGCGCTTGTGCTTATCGCCATTGCCGTTGCTGTCTGGTTTGTCTTCTTCCCGCCCATGTACGATGTGAACGTGAATGGCAAGACCGTGAGCGTTCCGGCAAACGCGACGCTTCAGAAGATTGTCGATGACGGGCATGCCGCGCCTGTCGCAGGAGACCTTCTCGCCGTTGATGGCAGCATCGCCAAGGCGGGGGAGGGAAATCTCCTCTCGGCTACGATCAACGGCGAGGCGACGAGCGATCCGCAGGCGCGCGTCTCGAAGGACGACGTCATCGTCATAGAAAACGGAGACGACGTGACCGAGGAATACGAGGAGACAACGACGCGCCTGCCCTATGAGGCATCCACGATGACGGCGACGCCGGATTCGTACTATCGCGGTTCCGTGCATTTGTATTCGGCGGGTGTCGATGGCGTTCAGGCGGTGCGCACGGGCAAGGTTTCGGGCAAGACGGTGACGAGCGTCGTCGAGCAACCTGTCAACGCGGGATTCACGGCGTATTCGCCCGATACCAAGGGAGAAAAGGTCATTGCACTGACCTTTGATGATGGCCCATGGCCTGAAAGCTCGCGCGAGATACTCGACATCCTTAACGACAACGATGCCCATGCCACCTTTTTCGTCATCGGAAACCAATGCAAGGACAATGCGACGGTGCTCAAGCAAATCGCCGATGCGGGCAATCAGATCGCGACGCATTCCTACGACCATGCGGATGGCTCGGGCCAGGGCGTTAACATGACGCTCATGTCAACGGACGAGCAAATCGCCGAGGTGACCAAGGGTTTCAAGGCCATCGAAGACGTGCTTGGCTACCAGGTAAGCCGCGTGATGCGCGCCCCGGGCGGCAATTACTACGGGCCGATGGTCGAAACGCTCGCCTCGCATGTCACGGCCGAATTCGGCTGGGATGTCGACACGCTCGACTGGAGTCGTCCCGGCGTCGATGCGATCGTGCAACGCATACTCTCGGTACAGCCGGGGCAGATCGTGCTCATGCACGATGGGGGAGGCGACCGCAGCCAGACTGTCGAGGCTCTTCGCATCGCGCTTCCGCAGCTCAAGGAGCAGGGTTATCGCTTCGTAACCGTCGACGAGATGCTCGAATACGGCGTTGCGGGTGGTGCAAGCGAGGGCTAA